TTGATCAAATACCTGCTGCGGAACTATTTGCACAACAAATCCCGCAAAACCATTCAAACAACTCTTATCCGGAAAACCAGAAGTCATTCCAGTTCCAATAGATATAGCTGGACACTAGTGCGCGGCAGCGCAGCCCTACCAGGTTAGAGAAAGGGGTGGTGCGGCGCGGTTGCGCCGCAGGGGTTCGGACTGACTATACCCCTAGGTTAATCGTCAGTTCTCTGTGGGATTTTTTCGGGACGGCGATCATAGACCACTGCTACAGTTCGGTTGTTCCTGCAGGATTTGGGTTGAGAGAGGATTAAAACCCAGCAATTTATTGCTGGGCTAAGATCGGGCGTCCCTGCGGGACTTCGGACGGCGGAGCGCAGCACCGCCCTGCTATGAGCCTGCGGCGGTTGGGATGGCAGGGAGGATCGCGGGAGGTGGGTCGAGGGTTTTTCGGGCTGGACGGCAATTTTTTTGTGGGGTATGGGGAAATTAGGGCTCGCGAGTACGCTCTCCCTCCCATTTTGGGGGCGGTTGATTGGTGGGGGCAGTGGTGGAGGGATTGAGTTTTCTTTTGGGCTTAGCGCGAATTGGGAGGGAGATTGAATGGGCAACTTCTTTGAAGTTGCAGATTGATTTTTTTTGGTTTTTCCCAGGGTAGGTTCGGGGACGAACCAACTCTGGGCTTTGTTGTGGAACCTACTTCGAGGTTCCCGGACGGGAATGCGGGGCGGGGCGCACGAAAACTTACGGTCCTTTGCGGGATGAGCACAGTCAGGCGCATGCGCTGAAAATTGCGTTTCAAGTTAATGAACATTGACCTGAACGCCGCCCAAAGGTGCAACAATCAGACACGGTTCGTCGTTATGATAAAGCTGCGGATTAAGACCAACGCCCAGCGGCTTTACCGTGTACCCTGATGGACTCAATTCCGGGAACAGTTTTGCGGTGTGAACGGTAATCGGAAGCAGCTTTCTTTGGCTCATCTGCCAATCAAACAGGAGAAAGTCATTTTCATCATCATTGATCGTTACCTTAACCGCCATATGCGGCGCGTGTGGATAAACGACATCACACCAAGTGCAGTGATGCCAGTATTGCGAGACGTAAGAACTGCCCGAACGAACACGGATGAGGTCGGTGACGCGACTGCCATCCGGCGTTCTTGTTTGCTTCGCCAGCCACAGACTTGGCCAGAATGGATACTCACACTCAAACATACATCCAAGCTCAAGCACCGCCGCCGCCAGGACAATGAGGGCAACTAAACTCACCAACACGACACGAGTTCGTCTTCTCTTGAAACTGGCCGGTGAGGTTGAATTCATACGTGCGGCAATGCCTAAAACTTCAAGAATTAAAATGCACTGCCCCGGCTACCTAGCACAAGGATTAACGACCGATCTTACGGTCGTCATCGTTTTCCTCCTCGTACGTAAAATTCAGAGTATCTTGTTCTCGCAGTTGTCGAGGGTATGGGGAAATTGGGGCTCGCGAGTACGCTCTCCCTCCCATTTTTTGGGCGGTTGATCGGTGGGGGCGGTGGTGGAGGGATTGAGTTTTCTTTTGTACCAAGTGGACTTGGGAGGGAGATTGAATGGACAACTTCTTTGAAGTTGCAGATTGATTTTTTGATTTTTCCCCAGGGTAGGTTCGAGGACGAACCAACCCTGGGCTTTGTTGCGGAACCTACTTCGAGGTTCCCGGAGGGGACGGCGGAACGGCAGTCCCGCCCTGCGGGACGTCAGTTGTCCCTGCGGAGGGTGTTACGATATTCCGCGTAGTTCATTGTCCGCAAAATAAATACGTCCAAAATTTGTAGTTTTGGAACTTAATTATTTATCGCGCAAGCAAACCGCTGGCATTTTATTGTATTTACGGGCTATTCCTGAATTTCACACAAAGATTATTGGCGACAAAAAAATGCGCTTCAGCTATTTCAATCAATAAAATCAAGGGGCGATGCTTTTCAATTCGTAACACCCTCCGCAGGGATTTCAGCGGAGCAGCAGTTCCGTCCCCGCTGATGGTAGTTGAGTGATTGAATTTCCAAGGAAGGGATGAATTTTTGAAAATTCTCAGATGTGGCCGGCGGGGGCGCCAGCCACTGCACGCGAGGGCGCGTGCGCTCCCCGGGACAAGGCGGACAATCGTACCCGCCCGGACGATTATCGGTCGGCCCGGCGGGACTTCGGACGGCGGAGCAGTGATGCGAATTTACCCATCAGTTTCTTCTTCCTATTCCTGCGGCAAAGGGATTGGCAAGTTTCGGTGTTGTTGTTACGGTCGCGGCTATGAAATCCTCGACCTCATTTATATCTGGAAGAATTGTTTTCGCGTTTACGGTCTTTTTTGCGGCGGCATTGTGGTTGCCGATGTTTTCGCGGGCGGCGGAGGTGGTCTTGCCGCTGCCGCTGGTTCCGGGCGCAAAGGTGATGACGCTTTGGCCGCCGGACTCGACGAATCTGAACGCGAGCCGCCTGGATCAGCAGGAGACGATCACTTACGCAAAGGGCCGCACGGATTACATCATCAAGGTCACGAATATTAATAATCCTTCGATTGAGATTCATCTGGCGCCACCGGACAAGGCCAACGGCTCGGCCATCGTCGTGGCGGCGGGCGGCGGTAATCATGAGTTGAATGTGGGGCCGGAGGGCGTGGAAGTGGCTAACTGGCTCAATAGCATCGGGGTGTCCGCATTCGTATTGCGTTATCGGCTGGTGCCTTATACGTCGGCGGGGGATGCGCTGGCGGATAGCGAGCGGTCGATGCGGATGGTCCGGGCGAATGCCAAGGAGTGGAATATTGACCCGCATAAGATTGGGTTCATGGGGTTCTCGGCGGGCGGCGAGCAGGCGGCGCGGTTGGCGCTTAATTTCGATAACGGTAACGCGAGTGCCGCAGATCCCATTGAGAGGGAGAGTGATCGGCCGGATTATGTGGTGTTGGTGTATGCGGGCTGGCGCGGGGACTTGGATTATAGCCACATGCCGAAGGATATGCCGCCGAGCTTTCTGATGAGCGCGGGGATTGATGACGCTTTTCACGCGAAGGAAACTGTAGATTATTATAATGCGATGTTTAACGATAAAGTTCCGGTGGAGTTGCATATTTACGGACATGGGGGTCATGCGGGGTCGTTAAGCCGTCGCGGTGGAATTCCGATGGGTACTTGGCAGTATCGCTTTCTGGAGTGGGCAAATGATTTGAAGTTCATCGAGAAGGCGAAAAACTGACGCGCGCGTATTTGGCGGGATTGCGCGCGCAAAAGGCTTTTGACGAGACGACGTTAACCGAAAATAAATTGACCTACTTGCGGCAAATTCCGGGTGCGCGGAATGGCCGGCGACTCCATTTCAAGAGTGGCCGGGTCACGGGTTGCTTATCACCATGAGCAAACCGCTGCGCATCCTCATGCTGGAAGATTGCCACCTGGACGCGGAGTTGGTCCAAGGTGAATTGCGCAAAGCTTTTCCGGCGCTGGAAATTTTGCGCGCGCAGAACGAGGAGGAATTCACCGCGGCCTTGAAGGACCCGCTGCCGGATCTCATCCTGTCGGATTATAATTTGCCGACGTACAGCGGGCCAAAGGCGTTGCGCCTGGTGCGTGCGCGTTGCGCGGAAATTCCTTTCATCTCCATTTCGGGAAGCATCGGTGAAGAGCGGCTCGTCGAGATGATCCACGACGGCGCGGTGGATTACGTGCCGAAAAATAATCTCGCCAAGTTGCTGCCCGCGGTGCAGCGGGCGTTGCGCGAAGTCGAAAATTCCCGCCATCGCCGCCAGGCCGAGGAATCGCTTCGCCACAGTGAATCGCGTTTTCGCGCGATCTTTGAAGGCGCGAGCACGGGCATCGCGGTCGAGGATCTCGACGGTCACATCATCGAGACGAATACTGCGCTTCAGCAAATGCTCGGTTACACGGGGACGGAATTGCAGACGCTCACGCGGCAGGATTTCACCCACACCCGCGACCATCGCGAAGACCGTGCGCAGTATGATCGGCTGCTTTCGGGCGACACGGAATTTTTCCAGGTCGAAAAGCGTTTCGTGCGCAAGGACGGGCGCATCCTTTGGGGTCGGCTCACGGTCTCGATCGTGCGCGAAGCCAATGGCAAGCCGCAATTCTCGCTCGTGATGATCGAGGACATTACCGAACGCCAGCGCGTCGAGGAAGCGCATCTGCAAAACGCCGCGATCGTGGAATTTTCCAACGACGCCATCATCAGCAAAACTTTCGACGGCGTCATCTTCAGTTGGAATCCCGCCGCCGAACGCGTCTATGGTTTCACCGCGCAGGAAGCCAACGGCCGCTCTGCCTCCATCATTTTACCGCCCGACCGCGAGCGCGAATTTGAGCGCATCCTCGAACGCATCAAGCAAGGCGAACACATTGACAATTTCGAGACCACGCGCATCCGCAAGGACGGTTCGATCATCCACGTCTCGATGACGACTTCGCCCATCAAGGACGTCTCGGGAAAAATCATCGGCGCCTCATCCATCTCGCGTGACATCACGGGCCGCAAACAAGCCGAAGCCGCGTTGCGCGAGAGCGAGGAAAATTACCGCAAGCTGGTCGAGCTTTCGCCCGATGGCATCTTCATCCAGTGCGAGGGAAAATATGTTTACCTCAACAGCGCGGCCATCGCCGTCACCGGTGCGCGCACGCAGGGACAAATTATCGGCAAAGGAATTTTCGACATCATCCATCCCGATTATCATGAGGTCGTCCAGGATCATCTCAAGCTGCTTCACGCGGGCGAAGACGTGCCGTTGCACGAAATAAAATTGATCCGTGTGGACGGTGGCTTGGTGGACGTGGAGGCGACCGCGACGCCTTTTATTTATCGCGGCAAGCAAGCGTTTCAAGTGGTCATGCGCGACATCACTTCCCGCAAGCGCGCCGAACAAGCTTTGCGAAAAAGCGAAGCCGGCCTGGCGCGCGCGCAACGCATCGCGCGGCTGGGAAATTGGGAACTCGATTTGCGCAACCGCGCGCTCGCGTGGTCGGATGAGACGTATCGCATCTTCGGTTTGAATCGCGCCGAGCATGCCTGCACGAACGAATTATTTTATAGCTGCGTTCATCCCGACGACCGCGAAACCGTCCGCCAATCCGTCGCCGAAACTCTCAAGACCGGCAAGCCTTACGGCGTGGATCACCGGATTATTTTACCCGGCGGCGAAATCAAAACGGTGAACGAACAAGCCGAGGTCATTCTCGACGAGCGCGGCGTGCCCATCCGCCTGCTCGGCACGGTGCTTGACATCACTGAGCGCAAGCGCGCGGAAAATCTCAGCCACTCTTTCGCGAAACTCGGGCAACGCCTCAGCTCCGCGACCAGTGCGCAGGACGCCGCCCAGATCATCGCGGATGTGGCGGACAAACTTTTCGGCTGGGATGCCTGCAACCTTTTGCTTTGTTCGGGGGACCTTGAAAGTTTCAAGAGCATCTTCAACATGGATCTGATCAATGGCGAGCGTTGCGCCATTGCGCCGTCCAACCGCGCGTTCGCGCCCAGCCCGCGCATGCGCGCGGTGCTCGAAAAAGGCGCGCAGTTGATCTTGCGCGATTCGCCGGAGATTAAACCCGGTGAGACGCATCCGTTCGGCGATGAAAACCGCGCCTCGGCTTCAGCTTTGTATGTACCCGTCCGCAACGGCGCGAAAATCATCGGCGTATTTTCCATCCATAGCTATTGCCAGAACGCTTACACGAAGAACGATCTCGAGACGTTGCAGGCGCTGGGCGATCATTGCGGCGGCGCGCTCGAACGCATCCGCGCCGAAGTGGAAAACCAAAAGCTCGCGGCGTTCCCGCAGTTCAATCCGAATCCCGTGATGGAACTCGCGCCCGACGGCACGATCAATTATTTCAACGAGGCCGCGCGCCAGATGGCGCAATCGCTCGGAAAAAATGATCCATCGGAATTTCTCCCGCCGGAGACGGCTGCTTTCGTCAAGGAATGCCTGATGACGGGGACGAACAAATTACGCATTCAAACCGTCATCCAAAACCGCACGATCTCCTGGTCGTTTTTTCCGATCCAGACAATCGGCGTCGTGCATTGTTACGCGGGCGACGTGACCGACCGGCAAAATCTCGAAGCGCAGTTGCGGCAGGCGCAAAAGATGGAATCGGTCGGGCAACTGGCCGGCGGCATCGCGCATGATTTCAATAATATTTTGACGGTGATTCAGGGGCACGGCTCCTTGCTCTCGATGAGCCCCAGCCTGACGGGAGATGCGAAGGACTCGGCGCAACAAATCGGCCTGGCGGCCGAGCGCGCCGCGAATCTCACGCGGCAGTTGCTCACGTTCAGCCGCCGCCAGATCATCCAGCCGAAAAATCTCGATTTCAACGACGTGGTGAACAACATGACGAAAATGTTGCGCCGCCTGCTCGGCGAAGACATTTCGTTGCAGGTCAGTTACACACCGAGCCTGCCGTTGATCCACGCCGACCCCGGCATGATGGAACAGATTTTGTTGAATCTCTCGATCAACGCGCGCGATGCCATGCCCAAAGGCGGCAAACTTTTTATCAACACGTCGCTCGCCACAGTGGACCGGGCTTATGCGGAATTAAAACCGGAAGCCACGCCCGGCGATTACGTGCGACTGACGGTGAAGGATACCGGCACAGGCATCCCGCCGGAAATTTTGCCGCATATCTTCGAGCCGTTTTTCACTACGAAAGATATTGGCAAAGGCACTGGCCTCGGACTGGCGACG
This region of Verrucomicrobiia bacterium genomic DNA includes:
- a CDS encoding alpha/beta hydrolase, whose amino-acid sequence is MKSSTSFISGRIVFAFTVFFAAALWLPMFSRAAEVVLPLPLVPGAKVMTLWPPDSTNLNASRLDQQETITYAKGRTDYIIKVTNINNPSIEIHLAPPDKANGSAIVVAAGGGNHELNVGPEGVEVANWLNSIGVSAFVLRYRLVPYTSAGDALADSERSMRMVRANAKEWNIDPHKIGFMGFSAGGEQAARLALNFDNGNASAADPIERESDRPDYVVLVYAGWRGDLDYSHMPKDMPPSFLMSAGIDDAFHAKETVDYYNAMFNDKVPVELHIYGHGGHAGSLSRRGGIPMGTWQYRFLEWANDLKFIEKAKN
- a CDS encoding PAS domain S-box protein; this translates as MSKPLRILMLEDCHLDAELVQGELRKAFPALEILRAQNEEEFTAALKDPLPDLILSDYNLPTYSGPKALRLVRARCAEIPFISISGSIGEERLVEMIHDGAVDYVPKNNLAKLLPAVQRALREVENSRHRRQAEESLRHSESRFRAIFEGASTGIAVEDLDGHIIETNTALQQMLGYTGTELQTLTRQDFTHTRDHREDRAQYDRLLSGDTEFFQVEKRFVRKDGRILWGRLTVSIVREANGKPQFSLVMIEDITERQRVEEAHLQNAAIVEFSNDAIISKTFDGVIFSWNPAAERVYGFTAQEANGRSASIILPPDREREFERILERIKQGEHIDNFETTRIRKDGSIIHVSMTTSPIKDVSGKIIGASSISRDITGRKQAEAALRESEENYRKLVELSPDGIFIQCEGKYVYLNSAAIAVTGARTQGQIIGKGIFDIIHPDYHEVVQDHLKLLHAGEDVPLHEIKLIRVDGGLVDVEATATPFIYRGKQAFQVVMRDITSRKRAEQALRKSEAGLARAQRIARLGNWELDLRNRALAWSDETYRIFGLNRAEHACTNELFYSCVHPDDRETVRQSVAETLKTGKPYGVDHRIILPGGEIKTVNEQAEVILDERGVPIRLLGTVLDITERKRAENLSHSFAKLGQRLSSATSAQDAAQIIADVADKLFGWDACNLLLCSGDLESFKSIFNMDLINGERCAIAPSNRAFAPSPRMRAVLEKGAQLILRDSPEIKPGETHPFGDENRASASALYVPVRNGAKIIGVFSIHSYCQNAYTKNDLETLQALGDHCGGALERIRAEVENQKLAAFPQFNPNPVMELAPDGTINYFNEAARQMAQSLGKNDPSEFLPPETAAFVKECLMTGTNKLRIQTVIQNRTISWSFFPIQTIGVVHCYAGDVTDRQNLEAQLRQAQKMESVGQLAGGIAHDFNNILTVIQGHGSLLSMSPSLTGDAKDSAQQIGLAAERAANLTRQLLTFSRRQIIQPKNLDFNDVVNNMTKMLRRLLGEDISLQVSYTPSLPLIHADPGMMEQILLNLSINARDAMPKGGKLFINTSLATVDRAYAELKPEATPGDYVRLTVKDTGTGIPPEILPHIFEPFFTTKDIGKGTGLGLATVYGIVQQHHGWITASSTLNTETVFQIFLPVVKGARAGAAGAIPAEPKVHGGKETILVVEDEPPLRVLVRSVLERYGYRVLEAVSGVAALSVWETHKDEIQLLLTDMVMPHGLSGQELGKKLLAEKPELKIIYCSGYSLAMVGTDMVLQEGLNFLQKPYHPRKLAQAIRDCLDGSAKLV